In Pseudomonas sp. LRP2-20, the genomic window GCTGGTGCCCACGGGCACGCCGATGGGCTTTGTGGCGATCCTCGGCATCCTTGCGCTGGCGGGCATCATCATTCGTAACTCGGTGATCCTGGTGACCCAGATCGACGAGTTCGAGGCCCAGGGCTTCTCGCCGTGGGATGCGGTGGTGGAGGCCACCAACCACCGGCGCCGGCCGATCCTGCTGACGGCGGCGGCAGCGAGCCTGGGCATGATCCCGATTGCCCGTGAGGTGTTCTGGGGGCCGATGGCCTACGCCATGATTGGCGGGATCATCGTCGCGACCCTGCTGACGTTGCTGTTCCTGCCGGCGCTGTATGTGGCCTGGTACAAAATCCGCGAGCCTGAGCACAAGGCCAGGCCCCAACACTGAACTCTGTGGGAGCGGGCTTGCCCGCGAATGCGATGGTGAACTCACTGCCGCATTCGCGGGCAAGCCCGCTCCCACAGCGGTACAGCCGTGTCTTTTAAAAATAGTTATATAAACATTCTTAAACAGTATTTTTAAGAATATCCGCGCCTCACTAGTATTGCCTCAAGCCAGGCGCAAATTCCCCTTCACACCTCAGCCCGGCACCTACTCCAAGGAGAACGAGCATGAGTGCATCGCTGCGTAGCATCGACGGTCAGGACGAAGCCACCATTCTGCGTGAGATCCAGAGCGCCTTGCGCGACCTGCGTTTTGGCGCGGTGGAAATCACCGTGCACAACGCCCAGGTGGTACAGATCGAACGCAAGGAGAAGTTCCGCCTGCAACAGCCCGGCAACAAGGCCGGCTGATTCGCGCCACACCCTTCAAAACTAGAAAAATGCCAATCGGGAGCTTCACCATGTCCATCCGCCGTTATGCGCTCGCCGCTCTGGCCAGTGCTGTTTTTGCCGGTTCCGCCATCGCCAAGGACTACGAACTGCTGAACGTGTCCTATGACCCGACCCGTGAGCTGTATCAGCAGTACAACGCCGAATTCATCAAGCACTGGCAACAGGCCCATCCGGGCGACAAGGTGAAGATCCAGCAATCCCATGGTGGTTCGGGCAAGCAGGCCCGCGCGGTGATCGACGGCCTGCGCGCCGACGTGGTGACGTTGGCCCTGGCCGGCGATATCGACGAAGTCGCCAAGCTCGGCAAGACCCTGCCGGACAACTGGCAGACTCGCCTGCCGGACGCCAGCACCCCATACACCTCGACCATCGTGTTCCTGGTGCGCAAGGGCAACCCGAAAGGCATCAAGG contains:
- the oscA gene encoding sulfur starvation response protein OscA; translation: MSASLRSIDGQDEATILREIQSALRDLRFGAVEITVHNAQVVQIERKEKFRLQQPGNKAG